A region of the Mesotoga sp. BH458_6_3_2_1 genome:
ACCATAAGCCAGGGATGGGCCTCCAGTTCGGACAGAGACTGAGCCTGTTTCAGAAGCAGGCCCCAGCTTGTCATAGGTTCCTTTATACCGAGCCCCAAGAAGCTTATCGCGCTCTCTCCGAGAATCATTCCCGGTATTGAAAGTGTAGAGACGACAATTAGATAGCTTATTGTGTTAGGAATCAAGTGACGCGTTATTATTTTCATGTTAGATACACCGGATACTCTGGCGGCCAGAATGAACTCCTTCTCCCTGAGGCTCAGGACCATTCCTCGGACAACACGCGCAACGCCCATCCAGCCAATTAGTGAAAGAACGATGACGATTCCGAAATAGACCCATGTACTGGGCCATTGAGGAGGTAGAATCGTGGCTAGGGCCAGCCAGAGCGGGATTCTCGGGAAGGATCTCAGAAGCTCTATGAAACGCTGTATTACTACATCTATAGTTCCGCCGTAGAATCCGGAAAGCGCTCCCACTATCGCCCCTATGAATACGCTTATCAGAGTGCCCACGAGGCCGACTGTCATTGAGACCTTCCCCCCGATAAGGACCCTGGAGAATAGATCCCTGCCAAATCTGTCGCCGCCAAAAAGAAGAACCATCGCTACGTCAGAGGATTCTTCAACACCGAAGAGATGGAGATCGGTCTTGAAAATCCCCCAGAATCTGTATTCCTCTCCCCTGAC
Encoded here:
- a CDS encoding ABC transporter permease — translated: MQTTKSRIAKNFFKHKLGVIGLIALSIMYLLVIFSDFIAPYSYVTSHRNFVYAPPSKIRFFDEEGNWRGPFVYGMKKVRNPVTYRLEFSEDTSRPVPVKFFVRGEEYRFWGIFKTDLHLFGVEESSDVAMVLLFGGDRFGRDLFSRVLIGGKVSMTVGLVGTLISVFIGAIVGALSGFYGGTIDVVIQRFIELLRSFPRIPLWLALATILPPQWPSTWVYFGIVIVLSLIGWMGVARVVRGMVLSLREKEFILAARVSGVSNMKIITRHLIPNTISYLIVVSTLSIPGMILGESAISFLGLGIKEPMTSWGLLLKQAQSLSELEAHPWLMVPGIFIIIAVLSFNFVGDALRDAVDPYRAVEKV